The following are from one region of the Phormidium sp. PBR-2020 genome:
- the gshA gene encoding glutamate--cysteine ligase, whose protein sequence is MLLSKGFEVEMYTGTPNGDIVGLSDRIVADLDRFSREPDSRNVEYTTAPFCDYDILLCDLVRPRQQLRHYLKTLGDYTLIPGSTLSLGDSRRFFRSDPGNPYHDYIEQSYGSKVVTASVHINVGISDPEALMRAARLIRVEAPLYLALSASSPFLDGEITGYDSTRWSVFPQVPQTVPLFESHRHFIDWTQEQLNLGTMQNVRHLWISVRPNGDHRPYNLNRLELRICDLIVDPIDLLAVMAFLEARIWQTLIDPSLDPLQRSTLPASHRSDDLLALTMANEQAAAKDSLDATLRHWQDGREILARDWIEELYAEILPLAKSKGIRCFLSPVQRILREGNPAQQWRRACSLGSSPREQIIREIEGAIAREQDLEDKLCSFMAA, encoded by the coding sequence ATGCTCTTATCCAAAGGTTTTGAAGTAGAAATGTACACCGGAACGCCCAACGGTGACATTGTGGGACTGTCTGATCGCATTGTCGCGGATCTCGATCGCTTCTCCCGAGAACCCGACTCACGCAATGTGGAGTACACCACCGCTCCCTTTTGCGATTACGATATCTTGCTCTGTGATTTAGTGCGACCTCGGCAACAATTGCGTCACTATCTCAAAACTCTCGGGGATTACACCCTCATCCCTGGAAGTACCCTCTCCCTCGGAGATAGTCGCCGCTTCTTCCGCTCTGACCCAGGCAATCCCTATCATGACTATATCGAACAGTCTTACGGCTCCAAAGTCGTCACCGCCAGCGTCCATATCAACGTCGGCATCAGTGACCCGGAAGCCTTGATGCGGGCCGCGCGCCTGATTCGCGTCGAAGCACCCCTCTATCTGGCCCTGAGTGCGTCCTCTCCGTTCCTCGATGGGGAAATCACCGGCTACGACTCCACCCGCTGGTCTGTCTTTCCCCAAGTTCCGCAAACGGTTCCCCTGTTTGAAAGTCATCGTCACTTTATCGATTGGACCCAAGAGCAGTTGAACCTAGGAACCATGCAGAATGTCCGTCATCTCTGGATTTCCGTGCGTCCCAATGGCGATCACCGTCCCTATAACCTCAACCGCCTGGAACTACGAATTTGTGATCTCATTGTCGATCCCATCGACCTGCTGGCGGTGATGGCCTTCCTAGAGGCGCGAATCTGGCAAACCCTCATCGATCCCAGTCTCGACCCTTTACAACGCAGTACCCTCCCCGCCAGCCACCGCAGTGACGACTTACTGGCCCTAACCATGGCCAACGAACAAGCCGCCGCTAAAGATAGCCTCGACGCAACATTACGCCATTGGCAAGATGGGCGAGAAATCCTGGCGCGGGATTGGATCGAGGAGTTGTATGCTGAGATTCTACCTCTGGCCAAGTCTAAGGGGATTCGTTGCTTCCTCTCCCCCGTTCAGCGGATTTTGCGCGAGGGAAACCCGGCCCAGCAATGGCGACGGGCCTGTTCACTAGGATCATCCCCTCGTGAGCAGATTATACGGGAGATTGAGGGAGCGATCGCCCGCGAACAGGACCTAGAAGACAAATTATGTAGCTTCATGGCAGCCTGA
- a CDS encoding peptidoglycan DD-metalloendopeptidase family protein, with protein sequence MGASALGLAEDTAVAAEPVVKSAPALMPPTLDKTAVMPEEELKTVATPAVTSTSTPAPADAQTHAETHVETYSQRRAEPEAKAPVAQEPVQEHVTHLVQSGHTLWRIARAYEVTPASIATVNGLPSIETPLEIGEVLRIPVTDTMVYPPREIIAPDSSPRATVAEDESRDTQLAQVTPSTKAHANDDLAAKTSLSSIPNSISDSQHNHQTPSDVASSPLDGEKLGLVDSSEQSSELFFPDELGRRVSPDSALDAEAISGSPAPAESLATSDLDLDDHLAAASSDDSSEANLAAVEPDIRLNRSFLEREGQILETLEPHEVRQGETLISLANRHQTTIEEIARVNGLDDPDQITAGQRLEIPKQISRRSAPVEVFGEDRGLASVPGKKQRLDLNAATVEDEPLEVALSTLDDERTSNLEATSEVPEIAAVPEIAAVPEIVAEIDEIPVIAADSKTPEVATTDELATEELATEIAEVEPSEMAMPPVSETLTADIARLRDRVRRNDVRRSRPGSSSEPSSTAESTTHVDASDRSLGVVREHSNPEFDRDQIALARRSEREEDEARASSESDLASANVADSTTADEDRVAVAPLGSQNYAPMMEPRSVSPELPGLPSSGAYLPKPEQRQEAFDGYIWPAQGVFTSGYGWRWGRMHRGIDIAGPVGTPIVASAPGTVTYSRWNSGGYGNLVEITHPDGSLTLYAHNHRNLVSEGQDVAQGQQIAEMGSTGFSTGPHLHFEIHLPGQGPTDPMAFLPR encoded by the coding sequence ATGGGAGCTTCAGCTCTCGGTCTAGCAGAAGACACGGCCGTTGCCGCTGAGCCGGTCGTTAAGTCAGCTCCTGCCTTGATGCCACCCACCCTCGATAAAACGGCTGTCATGCCCGAGGAAGAGCTAAAAACGGTTGCCACCCCTGCCGTCACCTCGACAAGTACCCCTGCACCGGCCGATGCACAGACCCATGCAGAAACTCATGTAGAGACCTACAGCCAGCGTCGCGCCGAACCTGAAGCCAAGGCCCCCGTCGCCCAGGAGCCAGTTCAAGAGCATGTAACCCATCTCGTTCAGAGTGGTCACACTCTCTGGCGTATTGCCCGTGCATACGAGGTCACTCCGGCTTCCATCGCCACAGTCAACGGATTACCCTCCATCGAAACTCCCCTAGAAATCGGTGAAGTTCTCAGAATCCCCGTCACCGATACCATGGTCTATCCCCCTCGGGAGATCATTGCCCCCGACTCCTCTCCCCGAGCTACCGTTGCCGAGGACGAGAGCAGAGATACCCAACTAGCTCAGGTCACCCCCTCTACGAAAGCTCACGCCAACGATGACCTGGCCGCTAAGACATCGCTCAGCAGTATTCCCAACTCCATTTCAGACTCTCAACACAACCACCAGACCCCTTCTGACGTTGCCAGCTCCCCATTGGACGGAGAAAAGCTGGGCCTGGTAGACTCCTCTGAACAATCCTCAGAGCTATTTTTCCCCGACGAACTTGGCCGCCGCGTTAGTCCCGACTCAGCCCTCGACGCTGAAGCAATTTCAGGGTCTCCTGCTCCAGCCGAATCCCTGGCCACGAGTGACCTCGACCTTGATGACCATCTTGCGGCAGCCAGCAGCGACGACTCAAGCGAAGCAAACCTCGCCGCTGTCGAGCCAGACATTCGTCTCAACCGTTCTTTCCTAGAACGTGAAGGCCAAATCCTTGAAACTCTTGAACCTCATGAAGTCCGTCAAGGAGAAACCTTAATTAGTCTGGCAAATCGACATCAGACTACCATTGAGGAAATTGCTCGGGTAAATGGTCTCGATGACCCCGACCAAATCACAGCAGGACAACGTTTAGAGATTCCCAAACAGATTTCCCGTCGTTCCGCCCCCGTTGAAGTCTTCGGTGAAGATCGCGGCCTGGCGTCAGTTCCCGGCAAAAAACAACGCTTGGATCTCAATGCAGCCACCGTTGAAGATGAACCCTTAGAGGTGGCCCTGTCCACCCTGGATGACGAGCGGACTAGCAATCTCGAAGCCACATCAGAGGTTCCAGAAATTGCTGCCGTCCCGGAAATTGCCGCCGTCCCAGAGATTGTGGCTGAAATTGACGAGATTCCCGTCATAGCTGCCGATTCTAAAACTCCTGAAGTCGCGACAACCGACGAGCTGGCAACCGAAGAGCTGGCAACCGAAATCGCCGAGGTTGAACCTTCCGAGATGGCGATGCCCCCAGTCAGTGAAACGCTCACCGCTGACATTGCCCGTCTCAGAGATCGAGTTCGTCGTAACGATGTCCGCAGATCCCGCCCAGGCTCCAGCTCTGAACCCAGTTCAACGGCTGAGTCTACCACTCATGTCGATGCCAGCGATCGCAGTCTTGGCGTAGTCCGCGAACACAGCAACCCAGAATTTGATCGCGATCAGATTGCCTTAGCTCGTCGTTCTGAGCGTGAGGAAGACGAGGCCCGTGCCTCCTCCGAGTCTGACCTCGCGAGTGCTAATGTCGCCGACTCAACAACGGCTGACGAGGATCGAGTCGCTGTCGCCCCCCTAGGCTCTCAGAACTACGCTCCCATGATGGAACCCCGTTCCGTCTCCCCGGAACTGCCCGGTTTGCCCTCATCTGGGGCCTATCTCCCCAAACCCGAACAGCGTCAAGAAGCCTTTGACGGCTACATCTGGCCCGCTCAAGGGGTCTTCACCTCCGGTTACGGCTGGCGGTGGGGCCGGATGCACCGAGGCATCGATATTGCTGGTCCCGTGGGAACCCCCATCGTAGCCTCGGCTCCCGGAACCGTCACCTATTCCCGTTGGAACTCCGGTGGCTACGGGAATTTGGTGGAAATCACCCATCCTGACGGCAGCTTAACCCTCTATGCTCACAACCATCGTAATTTGGTTAGTGAAGGGCAAGATGTGGCTCAAGGACAGCAAATCGCCGAAATGGGCAGTACCGGCTTTAGTACCGGTCCCCACCTCCATTTCGAGATCCACCTTCCTGGCCAAGGTCCCACAGACCCCATGGCCTTCTTACCCCGGTAA
- a CDS encoding tRNA (cytidine(34)-2'-O)-methyltransferase — translation MPQVVLVNPQIPPNTGNIARTCAATRTPLHLVAPLGFEMSDRYLKRAGLDYWQYVNWTLHESLAKFRSQSRSQSGRWIGFSTRGRCNHTEFTFRADDWLLFGSETEGLSQETLAECEETVHIPMFEPRVRSLNLSVSAALGLFECLRQIGQLQD, via the coding sequence GTGCCTCAAGTCGTTCTCGTTAACCCCCAAATCCCCCCTAATACCGGCAACATCGCCCGTACCTGTGCCGCCACCCGCACCCCACTTCATCTCGTCGCACCATTGGGGTTTGAGATGAGCGATCGCTATCTCAAGCGGGCCGGCCTCGATTATTGGCAGTACGTGAACTGGACACTTCATGAGTCTCTAGCGAAATTCCGCAGCCAGAGCCGCAGTCAATCCGGTCGTTGGATTGGATTCAGTACTCGCGGCCGGTGTAATCATACTGAGTTCACATTTCGTGCCGATGATTGGCTCCTGTTTGGTAGTGAAACAGAAGGACTCTCCCAAGAGACTCTCGCCGAATGTGAAGAGACCGTTCACATTCCCATGTTTGAACCGAGAGTTCGCAGTCTAAATCTTTCAGTCAGTGCTGCCTTAGGGCTTTTTGAATGCCTACGTCAGATCGGTCAACTTCAAGACTGA
- a CDS encoding ATP-binding protein gives MADIITLLKQNYNPFDLTTARSGNFWLEQQSPNLTVESIHQEQINEIVRVIEEVQLNHITRTILLKGDLASGKSYFLGRLKKQVNQNALFAYIGSWSDNSYIWRHILRQTVDSLMQTPENESQSQFLLWLNSLSAFQDKSLTKRILGEKTVFVQNFKSSYPTGIYQSKNFFSALYHATQTEDYLLACDWLRGEDLDTSDLKKLGIRKSLSSEEDAKNILMNLGRVSAKAQYPIVLCFDQVDQACLKENGLPTLLGVNTTIHNERLKNFVVILSLIQDTWENQTTKYPCLADQDRIDRTVKLDKITLDQAEEIWQKRLYPLHQQANPKPDSNISPLTREELKKRAPGGRTVPRTVIQLGHKLIQELKGTGHIKTDDSFLLVWDKEFKKIQAKVERIRQQSSSELAQYLADVLEMLGVPNVNYKYMEGSKYLNYSLSFIHPKTSKEIGILWNEDPNMRSFYYSMSACEKVVKAGDCDRLIFIRHEPFGSKKNKGYKLFQKIFSGNPHHHICPHLDSVHYLVTYHRLLNEATSGELVVGYDSPKPNHLKELVKQSGVFENCQLLKNLEIIDKPGNNGKIDPPHPVDPDTKIRDFLMKQVKSQGLLGAEVLINSTLAEFDAIALKDVTKQLKALERENYIQMIGNDKNIKDQSVFRVPEDQRQAS, from the coding sequence ATGGCTGACATCATAACGCTCCTCAAACAAAACTATAATCCCTTTGACCTAACCACCGCCAGAAGTGGTAACTTTTGGCTGGAACAACAATCGCCAAATCTCACGGTAGAGTCCATTCACCAAGAGCAAATCAACGAGATCGTTCGGGTTATCGAGGAGGTTCAACTGAACCATATCACCCGAACTATCCTATTAAAAGGGGATTTAGCCTCTGGGAAAAGCTATTTCCTCGGCCGCTTAAAAAAACAAGTCAATCAAAACGCTTTATTTGCTTATATCGGGAGCTGGTCCGACAATAGCTATATTTGGCGACATATTTTGCGTCAAACAGTCGATAGTCTGATGCAAACTCCCGAGAATGAAAGCCAATCCCAATTTCTACTTTGGCTCAATAGTTTGTCAGCGTTTCAGGACAAGAGCTTGACCAAACGGATATTAGGCGAAAAAACGGTCTTTGTCCAAAACTTCAAAAGTAGCTATCCCACGGGAATTTATCAATCTAAGAATTTCTTTAGTGCCTTGTATCATGCGACACAGACCGAGGACTATCTTCTGGCCTGTGACTGGTTGCGAGGAGAAGATTTAGATACCAGTGATTTAAAGAAACTTGGAATCCGCAAGTCCTTATCGAGCGAGGAAGATGCCAAAAACATCCTCATGAACTTAGGACGGGTTTCTGCTAAAGCTCAATATCCTATCGTTTTGTGTTTTGATCAGGTTGATCAAGCCTGTCTTAAGGAAAATGGCTTACCCACTCTATTAGGGGTGAACACAACAATCCATAATGAAAGACTTAAAAATTTTGTGGTAATTTTAAGTCTAATTCAAGACACTTGGGAAAACCAAACCACGAAATATCCCTGTTTGGCTGATCAAGACCGTATCGATCGCACGGTTAAGCTGGATAAAATCACTCTAGATCAAGCTGAAGAGATTTGGCAAAAGCGCCTCTATCCGTTGCATCAACAGGCGAACCCCAAACCCGATTCTAACATTTCTCCCTTGACGCGAGAGGAGTTGAAAAAACGCGCTCCAGGGGGTCGAACCGTTCCTCGGACGGTCATCCAACTGGGCCACAAACTGATTCAGGAACTCAAGGGAACTGGACATATCAAAACTGACGATAGCTTTTTGCTAGTTTGGGATAAGGAATTTAAGAAAATCCAGGCTAAAGTGGAACGCATCCGTCAGCAATCCTCCAGTGAGTTGGCTCAATACTTGGCTGATGTCTTGGAGATGCTGGGAGTTCCCAATGTGAACTATAAATATATGGAGGGGTCGAAGTATTTAAATTACTCCTTGAGTTTCATCCATCCCAAAACCTCTAAGGAAATTGGGATTTTGTGGAATGAAGACCCCAATATGAGAAGTTTTTATTACAGTATGTCTGCTTGTGAGAAAGTGGTTAAGGCGGGAGACTGCGATCGCCTAATCTTCATTCGTCACGAACCCTTCGGCAGCAAAAAGAATAAAGGCTATAAGCTCTTCCAAAAGATTTTTAGCGGCAATCCTCACCATCATATCTGTCCTCATCTTGACTCAGTTCACTATCTTGTCACCTATCATCGGTTGCTCAATGAGGCAACTTCAGGGGAGTTAGTGGTGGGGTATGACTCGCCTAAACCTAATCATCTCAAGGAATTGGTCAAGCAAAGCGGCGTGTTTGAGAACTGTCAGCTTTTGAAAAATTTAGAGATTATTGATAAGCCAGGTAACAATGGAAAGATTGATCCTCCCCATCCTGTTGACCCCGACACAAAGATTCGTGATTTCCTGATGAAACAGGTCAAAAGTCAAGGATTGTTGGGAGCCGAGGTCTTGATTAACTCAACTTTAGCGGAATTTGATGCGATCGCCCTGAAAGATGTAACCAAACAGCTTAAGGCGTTGGAACGCGAGAACTACATCCAAATGATTGGCAACGATAAGAATATAAAAGATCAGTCGGTGTTCCGGGTTCCTGAAGACCAACGCCAAGCCTCCTAA
- a CDS encoding ABC transporter ATP-binding protein, with the protein MPPFVVETVDLTKSYRTGFWLNQTVTSLKRCSLSVSQGETFGLLGPNGAGKTTLLKILLGIVRPTSGGGTLLGRPLGDRAVRQFVGYLPENPYFYDSLTAWEFLSFIAGLFNLREPDRSRRIAELLDWVGIAQKTARRKPLRQYSKGMLQRVGMAQALVGNPEVVCLDEPMSGLDPLGRYQMREIILALKSQGKTIFFNSHILSDVELICDRVAILSQGELLCSGSPDELLGTGDRYRVYGHGGTAEVLQKWLPDLEFDEGDWQGTLQGELPDFLASLNLLGGKLLRLNSSRRSLEEFFVQQVGGNAKPVAMGGNRGEEGKRQEAIGKRQ; encoded by the coding sequence ATGCCTCCATTTGTTGTTGAAACGGTGGATTTGACCAAAAGCTATCGTACGGGTTTTTGGCTCAACCAAACGGTGACCTCCCTTAAACGTTGTTCTCTGAGTGTTTCACAGGGAGAAACCTTTGGCTTATTGGGGCCCAACGGTGCTGGCAAAACCACCCTGCTGAAAATTTTATTGGGAATCGTGCGTCCCACCTCTGGCGGTGGAACCCTATTGGGCCGTCCGCTAGGCGATCGCGCCGTGCGGCAATTTGTGGGCTATCTCCCCGAAAATCCCTATTTCTACGACAGTCTCACCGCCTGGGAATTTCTCAGCTTCATAGCGGGATTATTTAATCTCCGGGAACCCGATCGCTCCCGCCGCATTGCCGAACTCCTCGACTGGGTGGGAATTGCCCAGAAGACAGCCCGCCGCAAACCCCTACGACAATATTCCAAAGGGATGTTACAACGAGTTGGCATGGCCCAGGCCCTAGTGGGTAATCCCGAGGTCGTCTGTCTCGACGAACCCATGTCAGGTCTCGATCCTCTCGGTCGCTATCAAATGCGGGAAATCATCCTGGCCTTGAAATCCCAAGGAAAAACCATCTTCTTTAACAGCCATATCCTGTCCGATGTAGAGTTAATCTGCGATCGCGTGGCCATCCTCTCCCAAGGAGAACTCCTCTGTAGTGGGTCCCCGGATGAACTGCTCGGAACCGGCGATCGCTATCGCGTCTATGGCCATGGCGGCACAGCAGAAGTCCTACAAAAATGGCTCCCAGACCTCGAATTTGATGAGGGAGACTGGCAAGGAACCCTACAAGGGGAGTTACCCGACTTCCTCGCCAGCCTAAACCTCCTCGGTGGCAAACTCCTACGCCTCAACTCCTCCCGTCGCAGCCTAGAAGAATTTTTTGTGCAGCAAGTTGGAGGGAATGCCAAGCCGGTGGCTATGGGGGGGAATAGGGGGGAAGAAGGCAAGAGGCAAGAGGCAATAGGCAAGAGGCAATAG